The Fusarium falciforme chromosome 8, complete sequence region GATCCGCCTTGTGGTGTTCCGTCCATGTGGCTATTTCAAGCGATTTAAGGACAGCCTTCCAAGACGAGTGCTCCAAAGAACCTTTTTGTTTGAGGACAAGGACGCTGCACAGGGGCTGATCGACAACGAGATTGGATGCAGGAGCTGGGGAAAAGGTCTAGAAACGGGGCCAAGGATCCATTTCTCCGATGAGTCGGCGATTTCAGTCTCAGCTACCAACAAGAATCTGTGAAGAAACAGTGGCACAAACTTCACAATTCCATGATCATTGACATGTAGAAAGCTCAAACTTCAAAGCGTCATCTGTGCCTCGAGGGGTAACAAGAGGGAGACGGATGGCTGCCAGCTGACCCGCCTTACACCACCCATCGATACAGCTGCATCCTCAAGCAGCCACGATCAGCTGTCGGTCATATCAGCACTAGAGATCAGAAACTCGCTATGAACAGGGAGATGAGAGAGGAAATCTGTCTCGCAAGGCCACGCGGTAGAAGGTGACTTGACCTGTCGTTGCCTGTGCAAAAGAGAGGTcagtcttggcctccttgggcTTCCTGATGGTAAATTGCCGATCTGGAACGATGGAGTAAAATTATAAACAAAAGAGGAAGATCTTTTGACTGACTTCCCTCTCTAGGGCACTAAGCCATGACAATACACAATGTGAATCTCGACTTACACCGTTTCCACTCGCGCCCATTTTTGCCTCATCTGCCAAGGCCATCTATAATGTGAGAAATgcttctatatataatactcgcTTTTATAAATACCATTCAAGGGACCCTATAACAGAATTAAGCAATTCGGGTATGTGGGCAATGAGAAAAACCCCGCTACCAAAGACCTCAAagttcatcctcatccgccATGTcgatattagtattaatggGCCCGATAAACATGTCAAAAATGTTTCCGTCAATAGGTTTTGTATCAACACAGTCACTAAGTTTAAATGTCAGTTATGGGCGCTTCGCCAAATCAATAGTGGTGTTTCTCTCACCAGTCGTATTGCTTGCCATAGCGGTCAAGATACGCCAAGTATCGTTTGCCATCTGAATCATCTCCAAACCGCAGGAATTGAATCGCCACCTGGGTGCGACTTAATTCCTTTTTGAGAATCACATTGATAAGTCTTTTAATTGGGTTCTCGACGCCCGCGGCGCCTTCCTTGCCTTCGCCCCATCGGCCGTCGGTCAGGACGAAGATGGTGAGGTTTTTAGGTTTCTTCAGCCCAAACTTCTGGCGCAAGGACGATAGCCGTGGGATGACTATCTGATCGATGAAAGTTCCGATTCTGTCTTCAAAGGAAAGCTGGTCCCAACTTTGTTCGTTGAATAGGCGTAGAAGTTTTGAAGTGTCTCCCTTGTGTATCAATGGCACTTCAGATGAGAAGCAAACTTCGACACCGTCAGGATCGAACTTCTTAGCCAGATAGGCAAGAATCTTGAATTTTCCCGTGATTTCATGAAAATGTAGACCCATTGATTCCGACGCATCCACCAAAAAGATGTGGTCGCGACCTTTGACGTTGTTCCCAAGCTGCCCCACGACATCTTTAACCCTGGGGTCAACGGGGCAGCCGCTCTTGGCATTATTATACCAATCTTGAGCTTGACCAAAGGTCAACATAGGGGACAATGGTAGGAGGCGTTGTGAGTCAGGCCGTGGAGCTGGAGTGGGAGAGTTGAAGAACTGAGGATGAGGCGCTCCGTTGGGCTGACTGCCAGGCAATTCAGCCCAAGGCGAAAGAGGCGACGGGGATTCCATTAATGAAGTAGAAATGGGGGATTGCGGAGTGGCTGGGGTCGTATATGTGGTTGTTGTCTGGGATCGGCCCCTCGTCAAAGGTGTCCAGGGAAAACTAAGAGAAACGTGACGAGGCGGTGAGCTGGCTGGTGGCGAACTAGTCGGTGGTGATCTGGCTGTTGGTGATCTCATTGTTGGTGATCTCATTGTTGGTGATCTGACTGTTGAGGATCTGACTGTTGATGATCTGGCTGGTGGTGAGCTGGATGGTGGTGAGTTGATGCCATTACCCGAGGAGGCGGCCTGTATGATCTTGGCGAGTCGTTCGCAGAGCATTTGGGCGTCTTGTCGATCTCTTTGCGGGACCAGCATGGATGTCTCGATCATCTCGAGCACCTGGAGGGTAACAGTGTCATCTGGACAGTGGTTGCGAATCCAGTCATGGGTCGTTTGCACGGCACTCAGGGCCTGGGCACCGTCATGGAAACACCCACCGTGACCGGCTTGCTCAAATCTGGGCAGTGTCCTCGTTTCGGCGATGCGTCCGTTTCTATAATTTTCCAAACCCTGCCGACCACACTTGATCCAAATCGCAGCCTCGCTCATGACGCATCCGAGGGACCAGATGTCGACTTTGGGGGTGATGTGAGTTCGTCCGTGACGGGTGTAATCTGCATGGTGGCTAGATTCCGGGGCACCTTGTCAGATTAGCATTTAGGCAACGTATGTGCGGAAAAGGTGCTAACCGTAGACCTGGCCTCCGTGTGAGTCGATACCCCACGTGTCTTGGCTAGTCGTCAGAGTTTTGGTGTGGCTGTATCCAAAATCTGTGATGACAAGCTCAATATCGTAGGGCTGGCTTGATGCGGACTTGGAGACGAGAAGGTTGTCGGGTTTGATGTCCTGGTGAATGCTGCAGTGTGCCGTTAGCTCTGATATTGTCAGGTGACGTCAAGTCTGCCTTACGTCTGGAAGTTGGTGTCGATGGCAGCAAAGTTGAGATGGTGCAATCCCTCCAATACGCCACAGAAGGCATTCCAGATTTTGTTAGTGTCGCGTAGTGAGCGCGGCGGATTCATGTCGGTATAAAATTCTTCCAAGTTTCCGCCGTCGACAAACCCCAATATCAGATTATATGTGATGGTGCCGTCTAGGCGTTGTTGTTGGTAGCAGCCATGATAGCTGATGATGTAGGGAGAGGAACGGCTTTGCTGACTGGTGAAAGTTTTTACTTCTCTTTCGTATTGGGCTTTGCCGGATTCATTGTAGGTCTTTCGGACGCGAGTGGCCTGTCATGGCATGGGTAAGTAGTGAACTAAAGATATGCGGCCCGCAAGGTTGCTTCGTACCGGGTCGGAGCCTGCGCAAGACGGATTCGTTTCAATCTTGTGGACTTGGATCGTGTCGCCAGCTTTAATGAGCTCCTCCGTGTAAATGGGAAAGATGTACTGAGGGCTGAAGACTTGATTGTAAAGCTCGTGCTGCTCCAAGGCGACGGGGAAGAAGATCCACTGCCATTCGGTGATAGCCTCGAAGAGCTTGTCATACGATGGTGTATCAGGCCAGAATGAGGGACGGCTTTCTAGTGGAAATGTAGCGTCCTTTAGATTGCGTTCGACGAGCCACCCGAGAAAGTCGACCTTGTTGATGTACACGAGAAGGGAGAAGGTGCACAAGAAGCTCTGGAAAATGACATTCTGGGATTTGTTGATGGAGCACGTCCGCAATATCGCGCCGATGCTGTGGGCCTCCCAAAATTTCTCGAGACAGTGCCGAGGAATATAATGCGCTCTCTTGCATCCAGTTCCGTCTTGGCCATGGAATTGCAACTTCAAACGCCCAAGCTGCTCCCCACGTGTCGCGACAATGCTAGGCGGCATCGATCGAACGGCGCGATGCGCTAGGAGGGAGATTGGGGCAGGAAGTGGCTGAGCCAGGTCGGCACTCGTTGAACAAGAGCTTGTAACTTCGGTCGCGGGCGAGAGGGAGAGTCTGGGTTGTATGTAACGGCTTTGTGGGAGGACGACGTCGAACAAACTCGTGGGGTGGGCTGAAGGGGATTGTTCAATAAGAGAGGCGGATGGAGTGCGCAAGGCTTAAAACAAGATGGTAGCGTAGGAAGTGCTTGCAGCAAGAATCTAGATGCGGCAATACATGCAATACTAGATGCGCCTGATAATTCTGCAGCAAACAAGGCGTTGTTGTTGTGTTTGTGAGATGGAAGAGCATCGGGGCGgggtggatgggatgggatgaggaGGGACGGAGGGTCGGCGCGAGAGTAGTCGCGATGGAAGACACCACACGGCACCGCACTTTGCGAAAGAAAGACGGGAGACCTTTCAGGCTACAAGGCATCCTCGCCAAGGCAAACAAATGCCTTATCGAGGCTGAGAATAGAGTGGGCGCCTTCTTTGGGGGTGGGTTGCATAGGTCGCCCATTTTCAACTCGGCTGAGACAACTGCGTCCTTACAGGTTGGGTCACCCAATTGCTCCTCTGATATCCAGCCACACGACGCTCAGCGCTTAGCTGAGATGTGTTGGTAATCCCTACCTTCATTTCCAGCTCTGGCTGTCTGATGTGACCTGAAGATACAACGCAACAATGATACTGATGGCCTGCTTCGTCGCCCCTTTCCTCTCAGATAATGGCAGCGTGTACTGAACGCCGAAGGCATACACATGTTGATTTAGGCTCGAGCGGCCAATCGCGCTGTTAGCGCATCATGTCAGCCCTGCTAGGCTCCCGAGGTCACCTGCATGTCAGGGCCTGATGCCACCTGGGCGAACTGTAATCCGCTTCGGCTGTAGGGGTCAGCCTGCTAGAATGCCGGGCGCTGGATGACAGATCATTCCCCAGGTTCGCCAGATGGAGGCTCTTGAAGCTCAGCCAATCATTGGCGATCTGCAATATCACACATCTGCAAGGCAGCCCATCACGCTGATGTTTGGGAGGAACTGCCATCTATGGAGGCCATGTCTGCCTTGCAAGAGGCAGGTCCCATGCAATCCACTCATCATACTTTTGAGTCACATTAGACCCTCGCAGAAACAAAGTTGGAAGCCCGTTTCTAGATCACTTGGTATTGAACGCCTTTCTTACTCTTATTTTCAATGACGTTTCTGCCGTACACAACAGTATTGAGCGCCATCTATGCATGTCTATTTCTATCCCTAATGAAACTCAAACCTTTGAGAAATGTACAAAAAAAAATAGCAAATCTATACTGTCACACCATGTCATTGGCTCTGTTCCTCGGGTTTCTCCTGCGCCTTGCAGAGCAATACGCGCAACACCATGCCAGTAATGTCACTGTTAGCAATGAAAAGCAGACAACAGCAAACAACTTCAAGGCCGCCGGCCGGACTTTCCAGGCGCCCATTGCAGAGCCGaagcctccatcaccatcatctccaaacGTGATGATGCCACTGCTGAAAATGGTCTGGAAAAAACTGTCAGTGTTGGCTCTGGCTCATCAGAAAGGCAGACTTGCAGCTACAAATGTCCCCGGTAGAAAGATGAGTGTGAAAACTGTGATGACATGCATCGACATGGTCTTTTCGTGCATCTCCTGCGTCCAGCCCTTCATGATCTCGGTTGACTTTTCAGATGACTCGGCAAAGTACTTTGCGGTCCGCATACTCTGGTACTGGAGAATACCGTTGTACTAATCTCGCGTCAGTCATAATTCGTGCTCCTAGATGGAAAAGAACTCACCATTGCTTCTGTCCTCTCAACCCCCTGATGGATGGTCTTGAGGTTACCTTCGTAGTTGGCGAGGTCATCCTCTAATCTCCCTATCTTCATGGAAAACTCCGAGACAGCCTGCTTGCAAACCTTGAGGGTAGACTTGGGGACGTGGCGCTTGAATCCCTCCGAATTGACAAGTTCCCGGTAATATTCCTTCATCTGAGCCAAGACCCTCTGGTTTTGAGCGATTGCCGATATCGCTTCCCCAAGGTTCTTGCCAACATCGCTTAGCGATTGGAGCTTGTCAAATTGCACCAGATTCTCGATTCTGAGATGTTCTACCTTTCGAGGGGGAGGCTCTACCGGAGCTATTGTGCTGAAACCAGTAGTGACTCTCCTTGTCAGCTTCCGGACGATGCCTGGCGGCTCAGTAGACTTCGTAAGGCCACTGATTGGCTGTCCTGTAGGTGAAACTGGCGGAATGTCCAGCTTTTCACGTAGCTTGATGGTGGCGATATCATCGGCCAGAGCATCCACAGGGGCATGGTCTGCCACCCCCG contains the following coding sequences:
- a CDS encoding Protein kinase domain-containing protein, with the protein product MPPSIVATRGEQLGRLKLQFHGQDGTGCKRAHYIPRHCLEKFWEAHSIGAILRTCSINKSQNVIFQSFLCTFSLLVYINKVDFLGWLVERNLKDATFPLESRPSFWPDTPSYDKLFEAITEWQWIFFPVALEQHELYNQVFSPQYIFPIYTEELIKAGDTIQVHKIETNPSCAGSDPATRVRKTYNESGKAQYEREVKTFTSQQSRSSPYIISYHGCYQQQRLDGTITYNLILGFVDGGNLEEFYTDMNPPRSLRDTNKIWNAFCGVLEGLHHLNFAAIDTNFQTIHQDIKPDNLLVSKSASSQPYDIELVITDFGYSHTKTLTTSQDTWGIDSHGGQVYGAPESSHHADYTRHGRTHITPKVDIWSLGCVMSEAAIWIKCGRQGLENYRNGRIAETRTLPRFEQAGHGGCFHDGAQALSAVQTTHDWIRNHCPDDTVTLQVLEMIETSMLVPQRDRQDAQMLCERLAKIIQAASSGNGINSPPSSSPPARSSTVRSSTVRSPTMRSPTMRSPTARSPPTSSPPASSPPRHVSLSFPWTPLTRGRSQTTTTYTTPATPQSPISTSLMESPSPLSPWAELPGSQPNGAPHPQFFNSPTPAPRPDSQRLLPLSPMLTFGQAQDWYNNAKSGCPVDPRVKDVVGQLGNNVKGRDHIFLVDASESMGLHFHEITGKFKILAYLAKKFDPDGVEVCFSSEVPLIHKGDTSKLLRLFNEQSWDQLSFEDRIGTFIDQIVIPRLSSLRQKFGLKKPKNLTIFVLTDGRWGEGKEGAAGVENPIKRLINVILKKELSRTQVAIQFLRFGDDSDGKRYLAYLDRYGKQYDCDCVDTKPIDGNIFDMFIGPINTNIDMADEDEL